A window of the Acidobacteriota bacterium genome harbors these coding sequences:
- the glgC gene encoding glucose-1-phosphate adenylyltransferase: MTTSAEFVPTLHPESLRRVATFILAGGKGERLYPLTRDRSKPAVPFGGSFRIIDFTLSNCINSGLRRIHLLTQYKASSLMRHVIEGWSFLSGELGEYIQVLPPQLRVGSRWYQGTADAVYQNIYTLEEERPEQVLILSGDHVYRMDYRQMLAEHLATDADATIAVLEIPACEASRFGVVEAEKGRVVGFREKPSDIDPQGPPVMANMGVYIFRTEKLVRAISRDARSETSRHDFGHDILPGLVAAGARVTAHVFQGAGSGSPRYWRDIGTLDAFYEANMDLCRVSPRFNLYDESWPLRSAPAQRPPAKFVFAGGEKGRVGHALDSLVAPGTVVSGGRVERSILGPGCRVNSWSSVTDSILMDGVEVGRHAEIRRAIIDKRVVVPPGTKIGVDAEADRARFTVTGEGVVIVPKGERF; encoded by the coding sequence ATGACCACCTCGGCCGAGTTCGTTCCGACGCTTCACCCGGAGAGCCTGCGGCGTGTCGCCACCTTCATTCTCGCCGGCGGCAAGGGAGAGCGGCTCTACCCGTTGACCCGAGACCGGTCCAAGCCGGCGGTGCCCTTTGGCGGTAGCTTCCGGATCATCGATTTCACCCTGTCCAACTGCATCAATTCCGGCTTGCGCCGGATCCACCTGCTGACCCAGTACAAGGCCAGTTCCCTGATGCGGCACGTGATCGAGGGTTGGAGTTTCCTCAGCGGTGAACTGGGGGAATATATCCAGGTGCTCCCGCCCCAGCTCCGGGTGGGCAGCCGCTGGTACCAGGGAACGGCAGACGCGGTCTACCAGAACATCTACACGCTCGAAGAAGAGCGCCCCGAGCAGGTGCTGATCCTCTCCGGCGACCACGTCTACCGCATGGACTACCGGCAGATGCTGGCCGAGCACCTGGCGACGGACGCGGACGCCACCATCGCCGTGCTGGAAATTCCGGCCTGTGAGGCCTCCCGTTTCGGCGTGGTGGAAGCGGAAAAGGGGCGGGTGGTGGGGTTCCGGGAAAAACCTTCGGACATCGATCCGCAGGGACCGCCGGTCATGGCCAACATGGGGGTCTACATCTTCCGCACCGAGAAGCTGGTGCGGGCCATCTCCCGCGACGCCCGCAGTGAGACTTCACGCCACGATTTCGGTCACGACATTCTGCCGGGCCTGGTCGCGGCCGGGGCGCGGGTGACGGCTCACGTCTTCCAGGGCGCCGGCAGCGGTTCACCGCGATACTGGCGGGATATCGGCACCCTCGACGCCTTCTACGAGGCGAACATGGATCTCTGCCGGGTTTCCCCCCGTTTCAACCTCTACGACGAGAGCTGGCCGCTGCGCTCGGCCCCCGCCCAGCGCCCGCCGGCGAAGTTCGTCTTCGCCGGCGGTGAGAAGGGACGTGTCGGCCACGCCCTCGATTCTCTCGTGGCGCCGGGGACGGTGGTCAGCGGCGGCCGGGTGGAACGCTCGATCCTCGGTCCGGGTTGTCGGGTCAACTCCTGGTCATCGGTGACCGACAGCATCCTGATGGATGGGGTGGAAGTCGGACGCCATGCCGAGATTCGGCGGGCGATCATCGACAAACGAGTGGTGGTGCCGCCCGGAACGAAGATCGGTGTCGACGCGGAGGCCGATCGGGCGCGTTTCACTGTCACCGGGGAAGGCGTCGTCATCGTGCCCAAGGGTGAGCGCTTCTGA
- a CDS encoding response regulator, with translation MARILIVDDEANLRLLYRKELEELGYQVLEAGTAEEGVALFTREQPDLVVLDVRMPGMNGLEAMARILDRDRRVPIILNTAFDAYRDDFTSWAADAYVTKGPDTTELKQKIGQLLEERSHVGPPEL, from the coding sequence ATGGCGAGAATCCTCATCGTGGACGACGAGGCGAACCTCAGGCTGCTCTACCGCAAAGAACTCGAAGAGCTCGGTTACCAGGTTCTCGAGGCGGGGACGGCGGAGGAAGGAGTCGCCCTGTTCACCCGCGAGCAGCCCGACCTCGTGGTGCTCGATGTGCGCATGCCCGGAATGAACGGCCTGGAAGCGATGGCCCGCATCCTCGATCGGGACCGCCGCGTGCCGATCATTCTCAACACCGCTTTCGATGCCTACCGTGACGATTTCACCTCCTGGGCGGCCGATGCCTATGTCACCAAGGGGCCTGACACCACGGAACTCAAGCAGAAAATCGGGCAGTTGCTCGAGGAACGTTCCCACGTGGGCCCACCCGAACTCTGA
- a CDS encoding RluA family pseudouridine synthase — MSGVAHRHRVEAPEAKLRLDRFLALRHPEVSRSRLAALVKAGAVRVDGAVCRKPSEPLCEGMDVQVVIPELVEERLEPEAIALEVIHEDDDLLVLNKPAGLVVHPGAGVRQGTLAAALLYRDPGLAGIGGAGRCGLVHRLDRGTSGLMVVARNDQAHRRLSAAFRRREVEKVYDAVVWGRPREAEGEIERPIGRDPRNRVKMAVDVPRGRHALSRYRVREEVPGFALVAVRILTGRTHQVRVHLAAIGHPLVGDATYGGERSRSVVDPLRRKAVRTLGRPALHARRLAFTHPTTGRRLAFVCAWPEDLEALWTALGGRPNR; from the coding sequence ATGAGTGGCGTCGCGCACCGACACCGGGTCGAAGCGCCCGAGGCGAAACTGCGCCTCGACCGCTTTCTCGCCCTGCGTCACCCCGAGGTCTCGCGCTCGCGGCTGGCCGCCCTGGTCAAGGCCGGGGCCGTGCGCGTCGACGGTGCCGTCTGCCGCAAACCCTCCGAGCCCCTTTGCGAGGGCATGGACGTGCAGGTGGTCATTCCCGAGCTGGTCGAAGAGCGCCTCGAACCGGAGGCCATCGCCCTCGAGGTGATCCACGAAGACGACGATCTGCTGGTGCTCAACAAGCCGGCGGGCCTGGTGGTCCACCCGGGAGCCGGCGTGCGCCAGGGCACCCTCGCCGCCGCCCTGCTGTATCGCGACCCGGGGCTGGCGGGTATCGGCGGCGCGGGCCGCTGCGGGCTGGTCCACCGACTGGACCGGGGAACGTCGGGATTGATGGTGGTCGCGCGCAACGACCAGGCCCACCGCCGACTCTCGGCGGCCTTCCGCCGGCGGGAAGTGGAGAAGGTCTACGACGCCGTCGTCTGGGGTCGCCCCCGGGAGGCGGAGGGCGAGATCGAGCGTCCCATCGGCCGGGACCCCCGCAACCGGGTAAAGATGGCGGTGGACGTACCCCGGGGCCGCCACGCCCTCAGCCGTTACCGGGTGCGGGAGGAGGTCCCCGGCTTCGCTCTCGTGGCCGTACGCATCCTCACCGGCCGGACGCACCAGGTGCGCGTCCATCTCGCCGCCATCGGCCACCCCCTGGTGGGCGATGCGACTTACGGAGGGGAACGCTCCCGCTCGGTGGTCGACCCCCTGCGCCGCAAGGCCGTGCGCACCCTGGGCAGACCCGCACTCCATGCCCGGCGCCTGGCCTTCACCCACCCCACCACCGGCCGGCGCCTGGCCTTCGTCTGCGCCTGGCCGGAAGACCTCGAGGCCCTCTGGACGGCCCTCGGAGGGAGGCCGAACCGGTGA
- a CDS encoding PAS domain-containing sensor histidine kinase: protein MHFALLDPEGRIRWLSPGLERSRGSGLIGQDCHESLFRRESDCFDCRRQEVLATGKAHQCWIPERRPGRFGRRQMLVQMRTPSGQLLEVVIDAGPAESLFSDEIFRERVLAEGLRHVSAGVLLLDAAMRVVNANPAAVRLLGEGLERLRGRALGELLPEGCLPAGGERLAAILVSRGGLEVDEVRLDSGSGQALVRLSLAVVPAPGGVAEAAVAILTDITRERRVSLALQRKLGEISILREIDHVLSRTARLDQVLRVILAAVVHPRGLALARGALFLCEGDEKEVLRGRLVRSSPASGGGVGEGHLAQQLEDLAFAEPSGEDRRMELEIRDLAVPLGETADVLSSALESPASILVHGRGEGGGAEMLCRLLGSDQVVLAPLVTQGRRLGVLAGAVAPGGPAPEDDLLTFAGVIAAAAAGAIERARLHDELARRLSDLHEAHTRLRHLQGQLLQAEHMSALGELAAEIVHQIRNPLAVVGGFARRLERNVGEDDPRREDVRILVEETARMEAILERVRQEVRVARGDPRETVLPEELLAAAMKRYEGLARAQGIDLEVSVEKGLPRIRGGRDVLLEVLDNLLRNAFDAVSGGGTVRVEALRLRGAVHLVVEDDGPGLSAEQAEKIFEPFYTTKEQGTGLGLALSRRLVRQCGGSLSVDGRPGRGARFRIVLPLARAPVPAEEE, encoded by the coding sequence GTGCATTTCGCCCTTCTCGACCCGGAGGGGCGCATCCGTTGGCTGAGCCCCGGCCTCGAGCGCAGCCGGGGCAGCGGCCTGATCGGACAGGACTGCCACGAGAGTCTCTTTCGCCGGGAAAGTGACTGCTTCGACTGTCGGCGCCAGGAAGTGCTGGCGACCGGGAAGGCGCACCAGTGCTGGATACCCGAGCGTCGTCCCGGCCGTTTCGGGCGGCGGCAGATGCTCGTGCAGATGCGCACCCCCTCGGGGCAGCTCCTCGAAGTGGTGATCGATGCGGGACCGGCGGAAAGTTTGTTCTCCGACGAGATCTTCCGCGAGAGGGTGCTCGCCGAAGGCCTGCGGCACGTCAGCGCGGGAGTCCTCCTGCTCGATGCAGCGATGCGTGTGGTCAATGCCAATCCCGCCGCCGTCCGGCTGCTGGGGGAGGGACTCGAGCGGCTCAGGGGGCGGGCGCTGGGCGAACTCCTTCCCGAGGGCTGTTTGCCGGCCGGAGGGGAGCGGCTCGCTGCGATCCTGGTCAGCCGGGGAGGGCTCGAGGTCGACGAGGTGCGCCTCGACAGCGGATCCGGCCAGGCCCTGGTCAGGCTGTCCCTGGCCGTGGTGCCGGCCCCCGGGGGCGTGGCCGAGGCCGCCGTGGCGATTCTCACGGACATCACGCGGGAGCGGAGGGTCAGCCTCGCTCTGCAGCGCAAGCTGGGTGAGATCTCGATCCTGCGGGAGATCGACCATGTGCTTTCCCGAACCGCGCGGCTGGATCAGGTGCTGCGGGTGATCCTCGCCGCCGTGGTCCATCCCCGGGGCCTGGCCCTGGCCCGGGGGGCGCTTTTTCTCTGTGAGGGAGACGAAAAGGAAGTGCTGCGGGGCCGGCTGGTGCGCAGTTCGCCCGCCTCCGGTGGCGGTGTCGGGGAGGGCCACCTGGCCCAGCAGCTCGAAGACCTGGCCTTCGCCGAGCCGAGCGGGGAAGACCGCCGGATGGAACTCGAGATCCGTGACCTGGCGGTGCCCCTCGGCGAGACGGCCGATGTCCTGTCCTCGGCCCTCGAGAGTCCGGCGTCGATTCTCGTGCATGGTCGAGGTGAAGGGGGGGGGGCCGAGATGCTCTGCCGGTTGCTGGGCAGCGACCAGGTGGTGTTGGCTCCACTGGTGACCCAGGGCCGGCGGTTGGGAGTCCTGGCCGGGGCCGTCGCGCCCGGCGGTCCCGCGCCGGAGGACGATCTTCTCACCTTCGCCGGAGTGATCGCGGCGGCGGCCGCCGGCGCCATCGAGCGCGCCCGGCTGCACGATGAGCTGGCCCGGCGGCTGTCCGACCTGCACGAAGCCCATACCCGGCTCCGGCACCTGCAGGGACAGCTCCTGCAGGCCGAACACATGTCGGCCCTCGGAGAACTGGCCGCCGAGATCGTGCACCAGATCCGCAATCCGTTGGCGGTGGTGGGCGGTTTCGCCCGGCGCCTCGAGCGCAACGTGGGTGAGGACGACCCCCGGCGGGAAGACGTCCGCATTCTGGTGGAGGAGACCGCCCGCATGGAGGCGATTCTCGAACGGGTACGCCAGGAAGTGCGGGTGGCGCGGGGAGACCCGAGGGAAACGGTGCTGCCCGAGGAGTTGCTCGCCGCGGCGATGAAGCGCTACGAGGGCCTGGCCCGGGCCCAGGGGATCGACCTCGAGGTGAGTGTCGAGAAGGGCTTGCCGCGCATACGCGGCGGCCGGGACGTCCTGCTGGAAGTCCTCGACAACCTGCTGCGCAACGCTTTCGATGCCGTTTCCGGCGGAGGCACGGTACGGGTCGAGGCCCTCCGGCTCAGGGGTGCCGTGCACCTGGTGGTGGAGGACGACGGTCCGGGCCTGAGCGCCGAGCAGGCGGAGAAAATTTTCGAGCCCTTCTACACCACCAAGGAGCAGGGCACCGGCCTTGGTCTGGCCCTTTCCCGGCGACTCGTTCGCCAGTGTGGGGGATCCCTGAGCGTCGACGGCCGCCCCGGTCGCGGTGCCCGCTTTCGCATTGTTCTGCCGCTGGCCCGGGCCCCGGTGCCGGCAGAGGAGGAGTAA
- a CDS encoding prolipoprotein diacylglyceryl transferase — protein MHPYLIDLGRWQLPWLGEIHVALPTYGLLVASGVILAWIWMQRRAEREGIDAEASSRAAMWALGGGLLGGKLGLLAVEGSWFLAHPGDLLKADFLQAAGVIWTAVLGGLAGLLYAARSGRLPLGRLVDAAAPAIPMAQAIGRLGCLMAGCCFGNSCSAPWAVVYASVEARRRTGVPLGIPLHPAPLYEALGSLLLVLPVALWATARRRRPGEGAAAYLATYGTLRFGVEFFRGDTIRGLWLSGTLSTSQILSALIVPLAAGAWIWLHFRPAPQSAAAEASGIAPAPPGKKAGP, from the coding sequence ATGCACCCCTACCTGATTGACCTGGGCCGCTGGCAACTCCCCTGGCTGGGCGAAATCCACGTGGCGTTGCCCACTTACGGGCTGCTGGTGGCCAGTGGCGTGATCCTCGCCTGGATCTGGATGCAGCGCAGGGCGGAGCGGGAAGGCATCGACGCCGAGGCCTCTTCCCGGGCCGCCATGTGGGCGCTGGGGGGAGGTCTGCTGGGGGGCAAGTTGGGCCTGCTGGCGGTGGAAGGGTCCTGGTTCCTGGCTCACCCGGGCGACCTCCTCAAGGCCGACTTCCTCCAGGCCGCGGGGGTGATCTGGACCGCAGTGCTGGGGGGCCTGGCCGGACTGCTCTACGCCGCCCGCTCCGGTCGACTGCCCCTCGGGCGCCTGGTCGACGCCGCGGCCCCGGCCATCCCCATGGCCCAGGCCATCGGGCGCCTGGGCTGCCTGATGGCCGGCTGCTGCTTCGGCAACAGCTGCTCGGCCCCCTGGGCGGTGGTCTATGCCTCCGTGGAGGCCCGCCGGCGCACGGGCGTGCCGCTGGGCATCCCTCTCCATCCCGCGCCGCTCTATGAAGCGCTGGGTTCACTGCTGCTGGTGTTGCCCGTGGCCCTCTGGGCGACGGCCCGGCGTCGACGGCCCGGGGAGGGGGCCGCCGCTTACCTGGCGACCTACGGCACCCTGCGCTTCGGCGTGGAGTTCTTCCGTGGCGACACGATCCGCGGACTGTGGCTCTCGGGAACCCTCTCCACCAGCCAAATTCTCTCGGCGCTGATCGTTCCCCTCGCGGCGGGGGCCTGGATCTGGCTGCATTTCCGACCGGCGCCGCAGAGCGCGGCGGCCGAGGCTTCCGGGATCGCCCCGGCTCCCCCCGGGAAGAAAGCGGGGCCATGA
- a CDS encoding DUF2520 domain-containing protein, whose protein sequence is MTRNPPRRARRRWGIIGAGRAAGALSRALGERARGAGPAVCVWARRVARARALGRLPGVTSTASLDRLLSGCRTVLLAVEDDALEAMTRRLVQAWPTPGPDIVLHLAGARPASALAPIAERGAGTGVFHPVVALAGPTSAPRLKGATATISGDARGLDAARALCRHLGLVPVEIADEDRPLVHLAAVLAAGDLVALLGLAEDLLRRAGVPGDAARRLLASLAQSAVEAMERDGPGAALTGPVVRGDLRTLAAHEQAARGQGPEGRRALEIHRLLGLESARQAARTGRLAPSTLRRLRRLFGGPRLAGPARRP, encoded by the coding sequence GTGACCCGCAACCCACCGCGAAGAGCGCGCCGGCGCTGGGGGATCATCGGCGCCGGACGGGCCGCCGGAGCCCTGTCGAGGGCCCTCGGCGAGCGTGCCCGCGGGGCCGGGCCGGCGGTTTGCGTATGGGCCCGCCGGGTGGCCCGCGCCCGCGCCCTGGGCCGGCTGCCGGGCGTGACCTCCACGGCGAGCCTGGATCGCCTGCTCTCCGGCTGCCGGACGGTCCTGCTGGCGGTGGAGGACGACGCTCTCGAAGCGATGACCCGGCGCCTGGTCCAGGCCTGGCCCACCCCCGGTCCGGATATCGTGCTCCACCTGGCCGGCGCGCGACCGGCGAGCGCGCTGGCCCCGATCGCCGAACGGGGCGCCGGCACGGGGGTCTTCCACCCCGTCGTCGCCCTGGCCGGACCCACCTCCGCCCCGCGCCTGAAGGGTGCCACAGCAACGATTTCCGGGGACGCACGCGGCCTCGACGCCGCCCGCGCCCTCTGCCGGCACCTGGGACTCGTGCCGGTCGAGATCGCCGACGAAGACCGCCCCCTGGTGCACCTGGCCGCCGTACTCGCCGCCGGCGACCTGGTGGCCCTGCTGGGCCTGGCCGAGGATCTGCTGCGCCGGGCCGGGGTCCCCGGTGACGCCGCGCGCAGACTGCTGGCCTCCCTGGCGCAAAGCGCCGTGGAGGCAATGGAACGGGACGGACCCGGGGCGGCGCTGACGGGCCCGGTGGTACGCGGTGACCTGCGAACCCTCGCGGCCCACGAGCAGGCCGCCCGGGGCCAGGGTCCGGAGGGGCGGCGGGCCCTCGAAATTCACCGGCTGCTGGGCCTGGAAAGCGCCCGCCAGGCCGCCCGTACCGGGCGCCTCGCCCCCTCCACCCTGCGCCGCCTGCGCCGCCTGTTCGGCGGCCCTCGGCTTGCCGGCCCCGCCCGCCGCCCGTAG
- the lspA gene encoding signal peptidase II: MRSTKGAFLLALGLLAADQASKAWAASGALDRPVELVPGLLRLTLGYNSGALFGILADLTGPPRTLILLGIPCLAVGLMVYLLLRTGAADRTARLALAIMLGGALGNLVDRILHGRVVDFIDVHAGFEPLHSWLVGIFGTSRWPTFNVADMGLSCGALLLLASSLGFSRAPRTEARDDAPLPD; encoded by the coding sequence GTGAGAAGCACGAAGGGCGCGTTTCTGCTGGCCCTGGGCCTGCTCGCCGCCGACCAGGCCAGCAAAGCCTGGGCCGCCTCGGGAGCCCTGGACAGGCCCGTGGAGCTGGTGCCCGGCCTGCTGCGACTGACCCTGGGCTACAACAGCGGCGCCTTGTTCGGCATCCTGGCCGACCTGACCGGCCCCCCGCGGACGCTGATCCTGCTCGGCATCCCCTGCCTGGCCGTGGGGCTGATGGTCTACCTGCTGCTGCGCACGGGGGCCGCCGATCGAACGGCCCGCCTGGCCCTGGCGATCATGCTGGGCGGTGCCCTGGGCAACCTGGTCGACCGGATCCTCCACGGGCGGGTGGTGGATTTCATCGACGTTCACGCCGGCTTCGAACCGCTGCACTCGTGGTTGGTCGGGATTTTCGGCACCTCCCGCTGGCCCACCTTCAACGTGGCCGACATGGGTCTTTCCTGCGGTGCCCTGCTCCTGTTGGCGTCGAGTCTGGGCTTCAGCCGCGCGCCGCGTACCGAGGCGAGGGACGATGCACCCCTACCTGATTGA
- a CDS encoding SLC13 family permease — protein sequence MSVDILVVVLVVCVAMVLFWTEVLAVEMVALLALVVLTATGILDPTQAFSGFGDQALIMIASILVLSASLVRNGAGERIAHRIRTLSGGRAEFMAFALFGAVLVVSAFINNVAATAMFIPVAETLARAYRVRPSRLLMPVAYASLLGGVCTLTGTSTNVAVSGMLFRSGFEPLGVFELTPIGLPLAAFGLLYLVVISRFLPGRAGREDEARNQDIRRVFITELVVEEGSPAVGRNLREMALKKSYRLSPIGLIRGAARLSEGVLDTRLRAGDVVVVEGDAAAINRGAQAAGLTRKRSRKAPAASGGEPALVEATISYDSPLIGRTLAEVDPRSRYGIDVIAVWRRGGSIVEKVGRMVLRLGDDLLILGPLERIRQIARDPLNLLLDDRILPRYEARKELLSLLIFFLAVLAGATRMVPIPLAFLAGAMGVVLAGCMTLDEVYRSLNLKLIVLVGAMIGVSVAIQETGTAVWAAENLVHLLGGEQAAPLLLLACMYWLTVLLTQSMSNAAAALVVLPVALSTAAQIGAPARPFAITVAVAASLAFMTPLEPACLLVMSTGRYRFRHFLRFGAPLTIGCFVLLMALIPLHYSLGGS from the coding sequence GTGAGCGTCGACATCCTGGTCGTGGTGCTCGTGGTCTGTGTGGCCATGGTCCTTTTCTGGACCGAGGTCCTGGCCGTGGAGATGGTCGCCCTGCTGGCGCTGGTGGTGCTGACCGCCACCGGTATCCTGGACCCGACGCAGGCCTTCTCCGGCTTTGGCGACCAGGCTCTGATCATGATCGCCTCGATTCTCGTGCTTTCGGCCAGCCTCGTCCGCAATGGTGCCGGTGAGCGCATCGCCCACCGTATCCGGACGCTCTCGGGGGGACGGGCGGAGTTCATGGCCTTCGCCCTTTTCGGCGCCGTGTTGGTGGTCTCCGCATTCATCAACAACGTTGCGGCGACGGCGATGTTCATCCCCGTCGCGGAGACTCTGGCCCGGGCCTACCGGGTGCGTCCCTCGCGCCTGCTGATGCCGGTGGCCTACGCGTCGCTGCTCGGCGGGGTCTGTACGCTGACCGGTACCTCGACCAACGTGGCCGTTTCGGGCATGTTGTTCCGGTCGGGCTTCGAGCCCCTGGGAGTTTTCGAGCTGACGCCGATCGGCCTGCCGCTGGCGGCATTCGGCCTGCTCTATCTGGTCGTGATCTCGCGCTTCCTTCCGGGCCGGGCCGGAAGGGAGGACGAGGCTCGCAATCAGGACATCAGGCGGGTGTTCATCACCGAACTGGTGGTGGAGGAAGGCTCGCCCGCCGTCGGTCGCAACCTGCGGGAGATGGCTTTGAAGAAGAGCTATCGCCTGTCCCCGATCGGCTTGATTCGGGGGGCGGCGCGACTGTCGGAAGGCGTGCTGGACACCCGCCTGCGAGCGGGGGACGTGGTCGTGGTGGAGGGGGATGCCGCGGCGATCAACCGGGGCGCCCAGGCGGCGGGACTGACCCGCAAACGCTCACGCAAGGCGCCGGCGGCCAGTGGCGGCGAACCGGCCCTGGTGGAGGCGACGATCTCCTACGACTCGCCGCTGATCGGTCGCACCCTGGCCGAGGTCGATCCCCGCAGCCGCTACGGCATCGACGTGATCGCCGTCTGGCGCCGGGGCGGTTCCATCGTGGAGAAGGTGGGGCGCATGGTGTTGCGCCTGGGCGATGATCTGCTGATTCTGGGCCCGCTGGAACGGATCCGGCAGATCGCCCGGGATCCGCTGAATCTGTTGCTCGACGACCGGATTCTGCCCCGTTACGAAGCCCGCAAGGAGCTGCTCTCGCTGCTCATCTTCTTTCTCGCGGTGCTGGCCGGAGCGACCCGCATGGTGCCGATTCCGCTGGCGTTCCTGGCGGGGGCGATGGGAGTCGTGCTGGCCGGCTGCATGACGCTCGACGAGGTCTACCGTTCGCTGAACCTCAAGCTGATCGTGCTGGTCGGGGCGATGATCGGGGTGTCGGTGGCGATTCAGGAGACCGGGACGGCCGTCTGGGCCGCCGAGAATCTGGTGCACCTGCTGGGAGGTGAGCAGGCTGCGCCCCTGCTGTTGCTGGCCTGCATGTACTGGTTGACGGTTCTGCTGACCCAGTCCATGTCCAACGCGGCCGCGGCCCTGGTGGTGCTGCCCGTCGCGCTGTCCACCGCGGCGCAGATCGGCGCGCCCGCCCGGCCCTTCGCCATCACTGTGGCCGTGGCGGCCTCGCTGGCCTTCATGACGCCGCTGGAGCCGGCTTGCTTGCTGGTGATGTCCACCGGGCGCTATCGCTTCCGCCATTTTCTGCGCTTCGGCGCACCGCTGACCATCGGCTGCTTCGTCTTGCTGATGGCGCTGATTCCCCTGCACTACAGCCTGGGCGGGTCCTGA
- a CDS encoding MFS transporter — protein sequence MIASSSPSPRGPVLGSLLGVLRECPDYRRLYLARNASLLGDWFNLLAVLALLRELGAASASAVGTLIILKLLPVSLAGPAAGVVADRFSRKTIMIVADGARFLLVLGMFAAPGFGSAGIWLLYTLTFLQITAQAFSEPARMASVPNLVPESSLGAANALGALTWSLMYTLGAAVGGMVTSLLGWRIALAVDAASYLVSVAILARAGIPSPAPREGPGGLATWLGLRDFAAVGRYLREHPKVVALLSAKSGWGAAGAISMMLALYGERVYPLAGSPDLGIALLFVARGMGTALGPLISRRLTQEREGPLKWAIGLSFVLAGSCYAFFAGTSYLPLALGLAVLAHIGGSTVWVFSTLLLQREVPDHFRGRVFAAELGLCTAAISASTWGWGWLIDQNRVDLRQMTLGVALTMFLAAVGWMLALFAARRAGLRVRSAHPWAR from the coding sequence GTGATCGCCTCTTCCTCCCCGTCGCCGCGAGGGCCTGTCCTCGGTTCGCTGCTCGGTGTCCTCCGGGAATGTCCCGACTATCGCCGCCTCTACCTGGCCCGTAACGCGAGTCTCCTGGGGGACTGGTTCAACCTGCTGGCGGTCCTCGCCCTGCTGCGGGAACTGGGTGCCGCCAGTGCTTCGGCCGTCGGCACACTGATCATCCTCAAGCTGCTGCCGGTCAGCCTGGCCGGGCCCGCCGCGGGCGTCGTGGCCGACCGCTTCTCCCGCAAGACGATCATGATCGTCGCCGATGGGGCACGATTCCTGCTCGTTCTGGGCATGTTCGCCGCGCCCGGCTTCGGCTCGGCCGGCATCTGGCTGCTCTATACCCTGACTTTCCTGCAGATCACCGCCCAGGCCTTTTCCGAGCCGGCCCGCATGGCCAGCGTCCCCAACCTGGTGCCCGAGTCTTCCCTCGGCGCCGCCAACGCTCTCGGCGCGTTGACATGGTCACTGATGTACACCCTGGGGGCCGCCGTGGGGGGCATGGTGACGAGCCTGCTGGGTTGGCGCATCGCCCTGGCGGTGGATGCGGCTTCCTACCTGGTGTCGGTGGCGATCCTCGCCCGGGCCGGGATCCCCTCGCCCGCGCCCCGGGAAGGTCCGGGCGGGCTGGCCACCTGGCTGGGCCTGAGAGACTTCGCCGCCGTGGGCCGTTATCTGCGCGAGCACCCCAAGGTGGTGGCACTGCTCAGCGCCAAGAGCGGATGGGGTGCCGCCGGGGCGATCAGCATGATGCTGGCCCTCTACGGCGAGCGCGTCTATCCCCTCGCCGGCAGCCCCGACCTGGGTATCGCCCTGCTCTTCGTGGCCCGCGGCATGGGAACGGCACTGGGTCCCCTGATCTCCCGCCGACTGACCCAGGAGCGGGAGGGCCCCCTCAAGTGGGCCATCGGCCTGTCTTTCGTGCTCGCTGGAAGCTGCTACGCCTTCTTCGCCGGCACGTCCTATCTTCCCCTCGCCCTGGGCCTGGCGGTGCTCGCTCACATCGGCGGCAGCACCGTGTGGGTCTTCTCCACCCTGCTGCTCCAAAGGGAGGTGCCCGATCACTTTCGCGGCCGGGTCTTCGCCGCCGAACTCGGACTGTGTACGGCGGCGATCAGCGCGAGCACCTGGGGCTGGGGCTGGCTGATCGATCAGAACCGGGTCGACCTGCGCCAGATGACCCTCGGTGTGGCGCTGACCATGTTCCTGGCCGCCGTCGGCTGGATGCTGGCCCTGTTCGCCGCCCGCCGGGCCGGGCTACGGGTCAGAAGCGCTCACCCTTGGGCACGATGA